In the Arthrobacter zhaoxinii genome, one interval contains:
- a CDS encoding glycerol-3-phosphate dehydrogenase/oxidase: MQPQKRLERYVDNSVNPSKAKTAARTRPVVQQLKDRPKASVLIIGGGINGVGTFRDLSLQGVDVALVERGDYCQGASGASSHMIHGGIRYLENGEFRLVHESVVERNALLRLAPHYVKPLQTTIPITTTFSGITAAPLRFLTHKQGKHTERGAVLIKAGLLMYDFFSRGGRVAPKHNFVGKKKSLQELPKLRPDVKYTATYFDASVHNPERLTLDVLRDGLEANPQSRASNYVSAVGTTDAGTVLRDEVTGEEFVFDADVVINATGAWVDETNDSFGKRTSFMGGTKGSHIVLDHPELLEACAGREMFFEHTDGRIVLIYPMGDRVLVGTTDIDADINEASVCTDEEIEYFFELIAHVFPTVDVRRDHIVYTFSGVRPLPKHDDTQPGFVSRDYRVEKRSDYRGGRSVTSLSLVGGKWTTFRALSETLATEAMTALGVPRKTTTAELQIGGGKDFPRTEAEERLWVNRMASDVADRDRVRVLLTRYGTRAVDVLEFLSQGGDQLLASTKELSTRELTYMVENEQITQLADILIRRTSLAFRGLVSEDMLTELADLLAPQLGWDDAETRRQAEFARNLLVTMHGMKIPALAS, from the coding sequence ATGCAGCCACAGAAGCGTTTGGAGAGATACGTGGACAATTCCGTGAACCCCAGCAAGGCAAAGACCGCCGCCCGGACCCGTCCGGTGGTACAGCAGCTGAAGGACCGGCCCAAGGCCTCGGTGCTGATCATCGGCGGCGGCATCAACGGCGTCGGCACCTTCCGGGACCTGTCGCTGCAGGGAGTGGACGTAGCCCTCGTAGAGCGCGGGGATTACTGCCAGGGCGCCTCCGGTGCGTCGTCCCACATGATCCACGGCGGCATCCGCTACCTGGAGAACGGCGAGTTCCGCCTCGTGCACGAGTCCGTCGTCGAGCGCAACGCCCTGCTCCGCCTGGCACCGCACTACGTCAAGCCGCTGCAGACCACCATCCCGATCACCACCACATTCTCGGGCATCACCGCTGCTCCGCTGCGCTTCCTGACGCACAAGCAGGGCAAGCACACCGAGCGCGGCGCCGTGCTGATCAAGGCCGGCCTGCTGATGTACGACTTCTTCTCCCGCGGCGGCCGCGTGGCCCCCAAGCACAACTTCGTCGGCAAGAAGAAGTCCCTGCAGGAACTGCCGAAGCTCCGCCCGGACGTAAAGTACACCGCCACCTACTTTGACGCCTCGGTGCACAACCCCGAGCGCCTCACCCTGGACGTCCTGCGCGACGGCCTCGAAGCCAACCCGCAGTCGCGCGCCAGCAACTACGTCAGCGCCGTCGGCACCACCGACGCCGGCACCGTGCTGCGCGACGAAGTCACCGGTGAAGAGTTCGTCTTCGACGCCGACGTCGTCATCAACGCCACCGGCGCCTGGGTCGACGAGACCAACGATTCCTTCGGCAAGCGCACCAGCTTCATGGGCGGCACCAAGGGCTCGCACATCGTCCTGGACCACCCGGAACTGCTGGAAGCCTGCGCCGGCCGCGAAATGTTCTTCGAGCACACCGACGGCCGCATCGTCCTCATCTACCCGATGGGCGACCGCGTCCTGGTGGGCACCACGGACATCGACGCCGACATCAACGAGGCCTCGGTCTGCACCGACGAAGAGATCGAGTACTTCTTCGAACTCATCGCCCACGTTTTCCCCACGGTTGACGTGCGCCGCGACCACATCGTGTACACCTTCTCTGGTGTCCGCCCGCTGCCCAAGCACGACGACACGCAGCCCGGCTTCGTGTCCCGCGACTACCGCGTGGAAAAGCGCTCGGACTACCGTGGCGGCCGCAGCGTCACGAGCCTGTCGCTGGTCGGCGGCAAGTGGACCACGTTCCGTGCCCTGTCCGAGACGCTGGCAACCGAGGCAATGACTGCCCTCGGCGTGCCGCGGAAGACGACGACGGCGGAACTCCAGATCGGCGGCGGCAAGGACTTCCCGCGCACCGAGGCTGAGGAGCGCCTGTGGGTCAACCGCATGGCTTCCGACGTAGCCGACCGGGACCGCGTCCGCGTCCTGCTGACCCGCTACGGCACCCGCGCCGTCGACGTTTTGGAGTTCCTGTCCCAGGGCGGGGACCAGCTGCTGGCCTCCACCAAGGAGCTCAGCACCCGCGAGCTCACCTACATGGTGGAGAACGAGCAGATCACGCAGCTCGCCGACATCCTGATCCGCCGCACCTCGCTGGCCTTCCGCGGCCTGGTATCCGAGGACATGCTGACTGAGCTGGCGGACCTGCTGGCTCCGCAGCTGGGCTGGGACGACGCTGAAACGCGCCGCCAGGCCGAGTTTGCCCGCAATCTGCTGGTCACCATGCACGGCATGAAGATCCCGGCGCTGGCTTCCTAG
- a CDS encoding maleylpyruvate isomerase family mycothiol-dependent enzyme has translation MTGFRAADGEEADAMAQRRSSASALWPLVHAERRALADDLGELGTEQWRHETLCGEWNVEDVVAHLIAAASLNRWEWLRSMAGARFRPDVHNQRRLDESRGVDPAATLSRFRAVIASTTAPSSHIPAYLGEVVVHSQDIRRPLGIHRQPSIEALTAVAGFFAGRDFAVASRTHIAGLHLRADDGPFAAGSGPLVTGSTLALVMSMAGRPAYLADLNGPGVPTLRERLS, from the coding sequence GTGACGGGGTTTAGAGCAGCAGACGGCGAGGAGGCAGACGCGATGGCGCAACGGCGGAGTTCTGCCTCTGCCCTGTGGCCTCTGGTTCACGCGGAGCGGCGGGCTCTGGCGGACGACCTCGGTGAGCTGGGCACTGAACAGTGGCGGCACGAGACCCTGTGCGGAGAGTGGAACGTTGAAGACGTGGTTGCCCACCTGATTGCCGCGGCAAGCCTGAACCGCTGGGAATGGCTGCGCAGCATGGCCGGCGCACGGTTCCGGCCCGACGTGCACAACCAGCGGCGGCTGGACGAAAGCCGGGGTGTCGATCCGGCAGCTACGTTGAGTCGGTTCCGCGCCGTAATTGCCAGTACGACGGCGCCCTCCAGCCATATTCCGGCATATCTCGGCGAGGTGGTGGTCCACAGCCAGGACATCCGCAGGCCGCTTGGCATTCACCGGCAGCCCAGCATCGAGGCGCTGACCGCCGTCGCCGGGTTTTTCGCCGGACGGGACTTTGCCGTGGCCAGCCGGACGCATATCGCGGGACTGCATCTGCGCGCCGACGACGGACCGTTCGCCGCCGGCAGCGGTCCGCTGGTTACCGGATCGACTCTAGCCCTGGTGATGAGCATGGCAGGCCGGCCGGCATACCTCGCCGACCTTAACGGCCCAGGAGTGCCGACGCTGCGGGAACGGCTGAGCTAA
- a CDS encoding CarD family transcriptional regulator has product MPFSKGQILVHPHHGPAVVSSFQTHPRMQKNCIVLEVQSSHLMVWVPVDQVDHVGLRPVLDRAGLETLFGVLRAPADKEDAQWSRRYKDNAEKIATGDPMVIAAVVRNLMLREADRGLSQAEREMLRHARRPLLTEISLSLGVSEGEAGDKLDAVWAPSGAVA; this is encoded by the coding sequence TTGCCATTTTCCAAAGGCCAGATCCTGGTCCACCCCCATCATGGCCCCGCCGTTGTCAGCTCTTTCCAAACCCATCCGCGCATGCAGAAGAACTGCATTGTCCTGGAGGTCCAGTCCTCCCACCTGATGGTCTGGGTGCCCGTTGACCAGGTGGACCACGTCGGCCTCCGTCCGGTCCTGGACCGGGCGGGACTCGAGACGCTGTTTGGCGTCCTTCGCGCTCCGGCGGACAAGGAAGATGCCCAATGGTCCCGCCGGTACAAGGACAACGCGGAGAAGATTGCCACCGGTGATCCGATGGTGATAGCCGCCGTGGTCCGCAACCTGATGCTGCGCGAGGCGGACCGCGGTCTCTCGCAGGCCGAGCGGGAGATGCTCCGGCATGCCCGCAGGCCGCTGCTGACGGAGATTTCCCTGTCGCTCGGTGTTTCCGAGGGAGAGGCCGGCGACAAGCTGGACGCGGTCTGGGCTCCGTCCGGCGCTGTGGCTTAG
- the hrpB gene encoding ATP-dependent helicase HrpB gives MTSPASPHPTDPPFDLAGIGRGLVFAESVPELAAVLSGGAGDTRGGTAVVQAPPGTGKTTLVPPLVANILAGGGTRPRVVVTQPRRVAVRSAARRLAALDGTALGGRIGYTVRGESRTGPSPLVEFVTPGILLRRLLADPGLEGTAAVILDEVHERGLETDLLLGMLTEVRQLREDLTLVAMSATLDAPRFAALIGAPDGGGPAPVIGCPSALHPLETVWVPPPVPRLDDRGVPRGFLDHVADTALAAHLRAVSRNPGTDALVFVPGAREVSTVADRLRSRAPAGTEVLELHGQIPPAEQDRAVSGRGPGEPARIIVSTSLAESSLTVPGVRLVIDSGLAREPRRDALRGMSGLVTLSCSRASAEQRAGRAARLGPGTVVRCYDDKAFGAAPAHQTPEIAVADLTAAALVLACWGAPAGEGLSLPDAPPPAAMRDAVEVLRGIGAVDAKGQATARGKTLAHVPADPRLARALLDGAGAVGARTAAEAVALLAGDNRAPGADLTRLLAGLRTGREPGERRWADDVRRLEQLARREKGNAPAAAGVSPGEALGYVIALAFPDRIARRVPGSGPERYLLASGTRAGLPAGSSLTGSDWLAVADVARAEGRDAAGTGAVIRAAAPLAFDTAEAAAEHLVTDAVEADFAGGRVTARREHRLGAILLGSTPVRPSAEEGRAAVARALTARGLDLIGFSGGADALRRRLALLHRELGDPWPDVSEPALLAGLQDWLGPELDALARGASANSIDLTDPLRRLLPWPDASRLGSLVPERLEVPSGSRVRIDYPPAEDDGGRPVVAVKLQECFGWAETPRLVEGRVPVLFHLLSPAGRPLAVTDDLASFWSGPYAQVRAEMRGRYPRHPWPEDPWSAKATARTKARM, from the coding sequence GTGACTTCTCCGGCCTCTCCGCACCCAACCGACCCGCCCTTCGACCTTGCGGGCATCGGCCGCGGACTGGTTTTTGCCGAGTCGGTCCCGGAGCTCGCTGCGGTGCTGAGCGGCGGTGCCGGTGATACGCGCGGCGGCACCGCCGTCGTCCAGGCGCCGCCGGGAACCGGCAAGACCACCCTGGTGCCGCCGCTCGTGGCGAACATCCTCGCCGGCGGCGGAACCCGGCCGCGGGTGGTGGTCACCCAGCCCCGCCGCGTGGCCGTCCGCTCGGCGGCCCGCCGGCTCGCAGCCCTTGACGGCACGGCCCTCGGCGGACGGATCGGCTACACGGTCCGGGGCGAGAGCCGCACGGGTCCTTCTCCGCTGGTGGAATTCGTGACCCCGGGCATCCTGCTGCGCCGCCTGCTGGCCGATCCGGGCCTGGAAGGAACCGCCGCGGTCATCCTGGACGAGGTCCACGAACGCGGCCTGGAAACGGACCTGCTCCTGGGCATGCTCACCGAAGTCCGCCAGCTGCGCGAGGACCTGACCCTCGTGGCCATGTCCGCCACCCTCGATGCGCCGCGTTTTGCCGCACTGATCGGGGCGCCCGACGGCGGCGGCCCGGCTCCCGTCATCGGCTGCCCCTCGGCGCTCCATCCGCTGGAAACGGTCTGGGTGCCTCCGCCGGTGCCGCGGCTCGACGACCGCGGAGTCCCCCGCGGCTTCCTGGACCATGTCGCGGACACCGCCCTGGCCGCACACTTGCGGGCCGTCAGCAGGAACCCCGGGACCGATGCCCTGGTGTTTGTGCCCGGTGCACGCGAGGTGTCCACTGTGGCGGACCGGCTGCGTTCACGGGCGCCGGCCGGAACCGAAGTGCTGGAGCTGCACGGACAGATTCCTCCGGCCGAGCAGGACCGGGCGGTTTCCGGCCGCGGTCCCGGCGAACCGGCCCGCATCATCGTGTCCACGTCCCTGGCGGAGTCCTCGCTGACGGTGCCGGGCGTGCGGCTGGTCATCGACTCGGGCCTGGCCCGCGAACCGCGCAGGGACGCGCTGCGCGGCATGTCCGGCCTCGTCACCCTGTCCTGTTCGCGCGCCTCCGCCGAGCAGCGGGCCGGCCGCGCCGCCCGGCTCGGCCCCGGAACCGTGGTCCGCTGCTACGACGACAAGGCATTCGGGGCTGCGCCCGCACACCAGACTCCGGAAATCGCCGTCGCCGACCTCACGGCGGCTGCCCTGGTGCTGGCCTGCTGGGGTGCACCGGCGGGTGAGGGGCTGTCCCTGCCCGATGCGCCGCCGCCGGCCGCCATGCGGGACGCCGTCGAGGTGCTGCGCGGGATCGGCGCCGTGGACGCCAAGGGGCAGGCGACCGCCCGGGGCAAGACCCTCGCGCACGTACCGGCCGATCCGCGGCTGGCCCGCGCCCTGCTCGACGGCGCCGGTGCGGTGGGCGCTCGGACTGCGGCCGAGGCCGTTGCCCTGCTCGCGGGGGACAACCGGGCACCCGGAGCGGACCTGACCCGCCTGCTCGCCGGGCTGCGGACCGGCCGCGAGCCCGGGGAACGGCGCTGGGCCGACGACGTCCGGCGGCTGGAGCAGCTAGCCCGCCGGGAGAAGGGAAATGCGCCGGCCGCGGCGGGAGTTTCCCCCGGCGAAGCCCTCGGATACGTGATTGCCCTGGCCTTCCCGGACCGGATTGCGCGGCGCGTTCCCGGCTCCGGCCCCGAGCGGTACCTGCTGGCCTCCGGAACCCGCGCCGGACTTCCCGCCGGCAGCTCCCTCACAGGCTCTGACTGGCTGGCCGTCGCCGACGTCGCCCGGGCCGAGGGGCGGGACGCCGCCGGCACCGGTGCCGTCATCCGCGCCGCCGCCCCCCTGGCCTTCGACACTGCGGAAGCGGCTGCCGAACACCTCGTGACGGACGCGGTGGAGGCAGACTTCGCCGGCGGCCGGGTCACCGCGCGCCGGGAACACCGGCTCGGCGCGATCCTGCTTGGCTCCACCCCGGTACGCCCGTCCGCCGAGGAGGGACGCGCCGCCGTCGCCCGCGCCCTGACGGCACGGGGCCTGGACCTGATCGGATTCTCGGGCGGCGCCGATGCCTTGCGCCGGCGCCTGGCCCTGCTGCACCGGGAACTGGGGGATCCGTGGCCGGACGTCAGCGAGCCGGCCCTGCTGGCCGGGCTCCAGGACTGGCTCGGCCCCGAACTGGACGCACTGGCCCGAGGAGCCTCCGCCAACAGCATCGACCTCACCGATCCACTGCGGCGCCTGCTGCCCTGGCCGGATGCATCCCGGCTGGGCAGCCTGGTCCCGGAGCGGCTTGAGGTTCCCAGCGGTTCCCGGGTCCGCATCGACTACCCGCCGGCGGAGGACGACGGCGGCCGGCCGGTGGTTGCGGTGAAGCTGCAGGAATGCTTCGGCTGGGCCGAAACGCCGCGGCTGGTGGAGGGGCGGGTGCCCGTGCTCTTCCATCTGCTGTCCCCGGCCGGCCGGCCCCTGGCTGTTACCGATGACCTGGCGTCCTTCTGGTCCGGTCCTTATGCCCAGGTTCGGGCCGAAATGCGCGGGCGGTATCCCCGGCACCCGTGGCCCGAGGATCCGTGGTCCGCCAAGGCCACCGCCAGGACAAAGGCCCGGATGTAA
- a CDS encoding type I phosphomannose isomerase catalytic subunit, giving the protein MTAVYGVVRETRNPSAAMNALKGDAGAGAQHGKDDRHDAPSATGAVIAWDPDDLPGALDRLIAAHPHNFTAPEALPVRPIPFRMHLLDADVPKSIQLHPQPDQALAGYVREQTRGVPLGAGNRNYKDRYAKFEVAVALTPLRVLSGERTREELRAIADGVDLPWLRALLTFRHELPVHALLRMEPSEVARALRETEAAVAAVTETEGLAADAAAVFRRLAPLFPGDRGILIAICMNLIKLAPGQAMVTPAGCLHSYLSGQAMVVMGLSHNALKAGLTKDYVDIAELQQILGSGQPGPAPLEVARITECQERIPLWSDDLDLRRTVIDGGTATIPLERFTVVLAALGEARVTVGDVSTFLEQGASMLYLGDPTTADVEGSAQLFSASAR; this is encoded by the coding sequence ATGACTGCCGTCTACGGAGTGGTGAGGGAAACCCGCAACCCTTCCGCTGCAATGAACGCGTTGAAGGGGGATGCCGGCGCAGGCGCGCAGCACGGAAAAGATGACCGGCACGATGCTCCTTCCGCTACAGGAGCCGTCATTGCCTGGGATCCCGATGACCTGCCCGGTGCCCTCGATCGGCTGATTGCCGCCCACCCGCACAATTTCACTGCTCCGGAGGCGCTGCCGGTGCGCCCTATCCCTTTCCGGATGCATCTCCTGGACGCGGATGTGCCCAAGTCCATCCAGCTGCACCCGCAGCCGGACCAGGCGTTGGCCGGCTACGTCCGTGAGCAGACCCGCGGGGTCCCTCTGGGCGCCGGAAACCGGAACTACAAGGACAGATACGCCAAGTTCGAAGTGGCGGTGGCACTCACGCCCCTGCGTGTGCTGTCCGGAGAGCGCACGAGGGAAGAACTGCGGGCCATTGCCGACGGAGTGGACCTTCCGTGGCTTCGCGCCTTGTTGACGTTCCGCCATGAGCTGCCGGTGCATGCCCTTCTCCGCATGGAGCCGTCCGAGGTTGCCCGGGCACTCCGGGAAACCGAGGCTGCCGTGGCTGCCGTGACGGAGACCGAGGGTCTTGCCGCAGATGCAGCTGCCGTCTTCCGCCGGCTGGCGCCGCTTTTCCCCGGCGACCGCGGGATCCTCATAGCCATCTGCATGAACCTCATCAAGCTGGCCCCGGGGCAGGCAATGGTCACGCCTGCCGGCTGCCTGCACTCCTATCTGTCCGGGCAGGCGATGGTGGTGATGGGCCTCTCGCACAATGCCCTGAAGGCAGGGCTGACCAAGGACTACGTAGACATCGCCGAGCTGCAGCAGATTCTGGGCAGCGGCCAGCCCGGCCCGGCTCCGCTGGAGGTGGCACGTATCACTGAGTGCCAGGAACGTATTCCGCTCTGGAGCGACGATCTGGACCTGCGGCGGACAGTGATCGACGGCGGCACAGCAACCATCCCGCTGGAACGTTTCACCGTGGTGCTTGCCGCACTGGGCGAAGCGAGGGTCACGGTGGGTGACGTGAGCACGTTCCTGGAGCAGGGCGCGAGCATGCTCTACCTGGGCGACCCGACCACGGCCGACGTCGAGGGCTCGGCACAGCTCTTCAGCGCGTCGGCACGCTAG
- a CDS encoding Na+/H+ antiporter gives MDFLILLIGLLFGTVLAAGIGERIRLPYPVLMLISSALIAFLPIIPEVHINPELILPLFLPPLLFAAAQRSSWSVFRLRWRSLVLLAVALVAVTVAVVAGVSWAMVPALGLPAAIALGAIVAPPDPVAVEAVARKVRMPRRLITVLQTEGLFNDAIAIVIFQAAVAASTSGGHVGWDVVPDFLIAAAGAVVLGLAMAWVVGSLNRFVPNLVARSASTLVAPFAVYLLAEEVHFSGVVAVVVTALELGRRARPQDSEERLTRTAFWDVVELLTTGAAFGLVGIEMRYIIEDEGAELLSFIPGILAVCAAVLLVRFLWMMAIYRMGGTEKNHVPGSLKEVLVLSWCGMRGLATLALALALPGTTLAGDALPGRNFVVACACAVLVVTLVVPGLTLPWLMRALKLPNDHKEADRMERELALRAERVAVETMKRSAAIQQLPPDRRAALAKRMASLHSMLESDEEDESQKMLDRKATLEIMDVVQREAMDAARREVLDARRQRGMDPEAVDRVLRRLDLRTVTMDRPERH, from the coding sequence GTGGATTTCCTCATACTCCTGATCGGACTGCTTTTCGGAACCGTGCTGGCCGCGGGGATCGGTGAGCGCATCCGGCTGCCGTATCCGGTACTGATGCTGATTTCCTCGGCCCTCATCGCGTTCCTGCCGATCATTCCCGAAGTCCACATCAACCCGGAACTGATCCTTCCCCTCTTCCTTCCGCCGCTGCTCTTCGCCGCCGCGCAGCGCAGCTCCTGGTCCGTCTTCCGGCTGCGCTGGCGCTCCCTGGTGCTGCTGGCCGTGGCGCTGGTGGCGGTCACCGTGGCCGTGGTGGCCGGCGTCTCCTGGGCGATGGTTCCGGCGCTCGGGCTTCCCGCCGCAATTGCGCTAGGCGCTATCGTTGCCCCGCCCGACCCGGTGGCTGTGGAAGCGGTCGCGCGGAAGGTCCGGATGCCGCGGCGGCTGATCACCGTGCTGCAGACCGAGGGCCTGTTCAACGACGCGATCGCCATTGTCATCTTCCAGGCTGCCGTTGCGGCGAGTACCAGCGGCGGGCACGTGGGCTGGGACGTGGTGCCGGACTTCCTCATCGCCGCGGCCGGCGCCGTGGTGCTGGGCCTGGCAATGGCGTGGGTTGTCGGCAGCCTCAACCGCTTTGTGCCGAACCTGGTGGCACGCTCGGCGTCCACCCTCGTTGCACCCTTCGCCGTCTACCTGCTCGCCGAAGAGGTGCACTTCTCCGGAGTGGTCGCCGTCGTCGTCACCGCGTTGGAACTGGGCCGCCGTGCCCGCCCGCAGGACTCGGAGGAGCGCCTGACCCGCACCGCGTTCTGGGACGTGGTGGAGCTGCTGACCACCGGTGCCGCGTTCGGCCTGGTGGGCATCGAGATGCGGTACATCATCGAGGACGAGGGCGCCGAGCTGCTGAGTTTCATCCCCGGCATCCTGGCCGTGTGCGCGGCCGTGCTGCTGGTCCGGTTCCTGTGGATGATGGCGATCTACCGGATGGGCGGGACCGAAAAGAACCACGTGCCGGGTTCGCTGAAAGAGGTCCTGGTCCTTTCCTGGTGCGGCATGCGCGGCCTGGCAACCCTGGCGCTTGCCCTCGCCCTGCCGGGCACCACGCTTGCCGGAGACGCGCTGCCCGGACGCAACTTCGTCGTCGCCTGCGCCTGCGCGGTCCTGGTGGTGACCTTGGTGGTACCGGGATTGACGCTGCCGTGGCTGATGCGGGCCCTGAAGCTGCCCAACGACCATAAAGAGGCCGACCGGATGGAACGCGAACTCGCGCTCCGGGCCGAACGGGTCGCCGTCGAGACCATGAAGCGTTCGGCAGCCATCCAGCAGCTGCCGCCGGACCGACGCGCCGCCCTGGCCAAGCGGATGGCTTCGCTGCACTCCATGCTGGAGAGCGACGAAGAGGACGAATCGCAGAAGATGCTGGACCGCAAGGCAACCCTGGAAATCATGGACGTGGTCCAGCGCGAAGCCATGGACGCCGCGCGCCGCGAAGTACTTGACGCCCGCCGGCAGCGCGGCATGGATCCGGAGGCCGTGGACCGCGTGCTGCGCCGCCTGGATCTGCGCACCGTCACCATGGACCGCCCCGAACGCCACTAG
- a CDS encoding MDR family MFS transporter has product MSIDPSATPVSTAGTARRARKKPAPATLDPRTKTVIGLLLVSSFVVILNETIMSVALPRLMADLDITAGTAQWLTTGFMLTMAVVIPATGFLLQRFSMRGLFLTAMSLFSAGTLLAALAPGFGTLLGGRIIQAGGTAIMLPLLMTTVLNAVPAHKRGQMMGTISIVIAVAPAIGPTVSGIILSALDWRWMFWLVLPIALLSLAVGAMKVQNLTQTKRVPFDVLSIVLSTFAFGGLIFGLSSIGEAAQGKELMPLWIPLSVGVIAMACFVLRQLVLQRTDSALMDLRTFTSKPFVVAIVMVLVSMMALFGCLIVLPLYLQNVLGLDTLHTGLLLLPGGAVMAILSPIVGNLFDRFGPRPLVIPGAVVLSAALWGMTLLTDETPVGLVILMHCLLNAGLGFIFTPLFTSALGSLDKSLYSHGSAIINTLQQLAGAAGTAVFITLMTTGTTAALADGASAVSAAASGVHTAFFWGAVVSLVAVAASFFVRRPTNELPEGVAIH; this is encoded by the coding sequence TTGAGTATCGATCCCTCCGCAACACCCGTGTCCACTGCCGGAACCGCCCGGCGCGCACGAAAGAAGCCGGCCCCGGCCACGCTGGATCCGCGCACCAAGACCGTGATCGGGCTGCTGCTCGTCTCCTCGTTCGTGGTCATCCTGAACGAAACGATCATGAGCGTGGCGCTGCCCCGGCTCATGGCTGACCTGGACATCACTGCGGGAACCGCCCAGTGGCTGACCACCGGCTTTATGCTGACCATGGCCGTGGTCATTCCCGCCACCGGCTTCCTGCTGCAGCGGTTCTCCATGCGCGGACTGTTCCTGACCGCCATGTCCCTGTTCAGTGCCGGCACGCTGCTGGCGGCGCTGGCTCCGGGGTTCGGCACCCTGCTGGGCGGCCGGATCATCCAGGCCGGCGGTACCGCCATTATGCTTCCGCTGCTGATGACCACGGTGCTTAACGCGGTTCCCGCACATAAGCGCGGACAGATGATGGGCACTATTTCCATCGTTATCGCCGTGGCGCCGGCTATCGGCCCCACGGTCTCCGGCATCATCCTCAGCGCGCTGGACTGGCGCTGGATGTTCTGGCTGGTCCTGCCCATTGCCCTGCTGTCACTGGCTGTGGGCGCAATGAAGGTCCAGAACCTCACCCAAACCAAGCGCGTGCCCTTCGATGTGCTTTCCATCGTGCTGTCCACCTTCGCCTTCGGCGGACTCATCTTCGGCCTCAGCAGCATCGGCGAGGCCGCGCAGGGCAAGGAACTGATGCCGCTGTGGATCCCGCTCTCTGTCGGCGTCATCGCCATGGCCTGCTTCGTTCTGCGCCAGCTCGTGCTCCAGCGCACCGACAGTGCCCTGATGGACCTGCGCACGTTCACCAGCAAGCCCTTCGTGGTGGCGATCGTTATGGTCCTGGTCTCCATGATGGCCCTGTTCGGCTGCCTGATCGTGCTGCCCCTGTACCTGCAGAACGTGCTGGGACTGGACACGCTGCACACCGGGCTGCTGCTGCTTCCCGGCGGTGCCGTGATGGCCATCCTGTCGCCCATCGTGGGGAACCTGTTTGACCGCTTCGGTCCCCGCCCGCTGGTGATTCCCGGCGCCGTGGTGCTCAGCGCCGCCCTGTGGGGCATGACCCTGCTGACGGATGAAACCCCGGTGGGCCTCGTGATCCTGATGCACTGCCTGCTGAACGCCGGGCTGGGCTTCATCTTCACTCCGCTGTTCACCTCGGCGCTGGGCTCGCTGGACAAGTCCCTGTACTCGCACGGCAGCGCCATCATCAACACGCTGCAGCAGCTTGCCGGCGCCGCCGGCACTGCTGTCTTCATCACCCTGATGACCACCGGCACGACGGCGGCCCTGGCCGACGGCGCGTCAGCGGTCTCCGCCGCCGCCTCCGGCGTTCATACGGCGTTCTTCTGGGGTGCGGTGGTCTCCCTCGTCGCCGTCGCGGCGTCGTTCTTCGTCCGCCGGCCCACCAACGAACTGCCGGAAGGCGTGGCCATCCACTAG
- the mftE gene encoding mycofactocin biosynthesis peptidyl-dipeptidase MftE codes for MAPSAPLPPSSPPPWSLAARTWPEVRRGATVLVPTGSTEQHGPHLPLDTDTVIAAAVAAEAAARTGPADVVVAPALAYGASGEHQDFPGTVSLGHEALSLMLVELVRSLSTWARRVVFVNAHGGNAAGLVRAVGQLLAENHSVGWVPCTFEPGDAHAGRTETSLMLYLSPGSVHLDRAVRGDTRPLPELMPALRSGGVKAVSPLGVLGDPAGASAAEGQELLVRAAGAVAARLAGAPDRYGCLQPLPAAVP; via the coding sequence GTGGCCCCGTCCGCGCCCTTGCCGCCGTCGTCGCCACCGCCGTGGAGTCTGGCGGCACGCACCTGGCCGGAGGTCCGCCGGGGCGCCACGGTCCTGGTGCCCACCGGCTCCACCGAACAGCACGGCCCGCACCTGCCCCTGGACACGGATACCGTGATTGCGGCGGCGGTCGCGGCCGAGGCTGCCGCGAGGACCGGGCCGGCCGACGTCGTCGTCGCCCCGGCGCTGGCCTACGGTGCCAGCGGGGAGCATCAGGATTTTCCCGGCACGGTGTCGCTGGGGCATGAGGCACTGAGCCTGATGCTGGTGGAACTCGTCCGCTCGCTTTCGACCTGGGCGCGCCGGGTTGTCTTCGTCAACGCGCACGGTGGAAACGCTGCGGGACTGGTCCGGGCGGTGGGGCAGCTCCTTGCCGAAAACCACTCGGTCGGATGGGTGCCCTGCACCTTCGAACCCGGGGATGCCCATGCGGGCCGGACGGAAACGTCGCTGATGCTGTATTTGTCGCCCGGGAGCGTCCACCTGGACCGGGCAGTCCGCGGGGACACGCGCCCGCTTCCCGAGCTGATGCCGGCGCTGCGGTCCGGCGGCGTGAAGGCTGTCTCCCCGCTCGGCGTCCTGGGCGACCCGGCCGGGGCCTCCGCGGCCGAAGGGCAGGAGCTCCTCGTTCGCGCCGCCGGGGCCGTTGCCGCCCGCCTGGCCGGCGCTCCGGATCGGTACGGGTGCCTCCAGCCGCTGCCGGCGGCGGTTCCGTGA